The following are encoded together in the Oceanobacillus zhaokaii genome:
- a CDS encoding HAD family hydrolase, with product MVYKALFLDIDGTILKPDHTYTESTKDAIRQVKDQGVEVFLATGRPIHEISELAAELTIDSFIGYNGAYALYQKETIVDEPIDAAVIDKFVEIAKENNHEFVMYTNGGNYFSNLDSPIVKLFTEAFQMEHNETYTRAVNHQILGVTVMNVEASQPSLYEFDPAFHLSQVNVKGVENSYDIIRDTVNKGEAITKLLHRINVAKEEAIAFGDGMNDKEMLRAVGEGFAMANAHPDLFQYAKHRTTSVTDSGIYNGLKELGLVK from the coding sequence ATGGTATATAAAGCACTTTTCTTAGATATTGATGGTACGATTTTAAAACCTGATCATACATATACGGAATCAACCAAAGATGCAATCAGACAGGTAAAGGATCAAGGAGTCGAAGTCTTTCTTGCTACCGGTCGACCAATTCACGAAATTAGCGAGCTAGCGGCAGAGCTGACAATTGACTCGTTCATCGGATATAACGGTGCATATGCGCTTTATCAAAAAGAAACGATTGTTGATGAACCAATCGATGCAGCAGTGATTGATAAATTCGTCGAGATAGCGAAGGAAAATAATCATGAATTCGTCATGTATACCAATGGGGGAAATTACTTTTCCAATTTAGATAGTCCAATCGTTAAATTATTCACTGAAGCATTCCAGATGGAACATAACGAAACATATACTCGAGCGGTAAATCATCAAATTTTAGGGGTGACGGTGATGAATGTCGAAGCGTCTCAGCCTTCTCTTTATGAATTTGATCCAGCTTTCCATCTTTCCCAGGTAAATGTCAAAGGTGTAGAGAATTCTTATGATATTATTCGCGACACTGTAAATAAAGGCGAAGCAATAACGAAATTGCTCCATCGTATAAATGTAGCAAAAGAGGAAGCAATTGCTTTTGGTGACGGGATGAACGATAAAGAGATGCTTCGTGCAGTTGGCGAAGGGTTTGCGATGGCAAATGCACATCCAGATCTATTCCAGTATGCCAAACATCGGACAACCTCTGTTACTGATTCCGGTATCTACAACGGACTGAAGGAATTAGGTTTAGTAAAGTAA